TGCTGCAAGGATGGCTTGTCCTTGACATTGTTGCTTTTTGATGTGGAAACACTTGATTCTTCAATTGTAATACTTGCATTTTCCTCTGTACAATCTTTGACCTTAAGGTACTTTGATTCTTTCCCATAAGATTTTCCAGCCCAATCTGCAATCCCAACAGAACTTTCCTGAGTTACATAGACCTTCTGAGAAACAAAGCCATGAATAAAGGTAACCACAAAAGAAAccttttgatttcttttgatACTTTGATCCTTCTTTGATTTGTAAACGCCTCTTGTGCAATTCCTGTCATATAAAGAATTCAAGTATTCAGAACTTATTgggagaggagaggagagaaGACAAGAAACATATGGATATTAGTGAAGAAAGAAACCACTATGCAACAAACCACATATAAAGAATTTAATGTCATATTCTCTTGAGAATCATGTACAattatgaaacatttttttcattctcatagATTTATGATACGCCATCTAATATTCTCTCCACATTCTACACTTTCATGTCAATTAATTCCCCCCACCCACACCATTTTTGGTTGCTGTCTTAGCCTCCTACCTCCACCAACTTTGATTTAGGGGGCTTTTCCTTGTCCGAAAAATAAGCATGACTGATCACATGCACTGCCCTAACAATTGGGAGATTGTAGGATCATGTACCTGAGTACTGACAACCCCAATTGACAGGTTATAACTCATACCACATTGGAAGCATTTTAGTACTGGGAATATGATTCTTCCCACCCACAACAAGCACACACATTAGAATGAATAAAAACAGTTTAAAAATACTGATCTACATCATATCTTCAGCACAAATTTGATTGACCAAATGCCCTATCATAAAGAGGGATAAAAAACCTATTCTTCTATCACTATGCGACACTCCAATCCTTATACATATCGTAGCCATTTGGCTGACAGAACTCTTTCCCAACACCGAATTTCCCTGTTGCATTCTATCACTCAACCAAGTTGAAGCTCATGCATGGATGATTCCTATTCCACCTTCCCATGCCACATCATTATTCCCCGATTTCGTCCCACCCATTCGCCATGAAACCCTAAAATTGAGATGAATTAAAATCCTAACTAGAAAATCGTCAAACCCTAACATCCCTTTGTAAATCATTCTCATAATCACCAGTCCccaaaatttttcatttcatagAATTAAATACGTATCGACATTGAAAGCTTGTGATCATCTTTGGGAACAAAAGAATTCACCCAATTGAGAAACTATTATGAAATTTATCAGGGAACTTTTAGTAAAATGTAGAAATAGGTACCTGGAATTTGGAAAGCTGGAGATTGGTGACGCCAACAGGCTTGAAATCGGATTGTAAAGAAGGGGTTGATGCTATTGCTGCTTCTCTCCTCTCGTCTTCCTCTATGCTCGCCATGGATTGCCTCTCTGAAGCAAAACTCTAACAGGCCCGAGTATATACGGGTTGGATCTGGATTCAGTTCACTGGAGCACCCACCCGACTTAACCCAACTTATGAGTtttgtgtttttattattaattaaatctcatttaaattttttctttctttcttttgctaaACCAAATCTGAGAGCAATTGGGTTTTGCTCTAATTTTTTAGTCCAGCAAGAGACTATTCAAACTGAAAATCATTTCagagacaatatatatatatatatatatatatatctaataaaaataataaaatgtttaaaaatattt
Above is a genomic segment from Vitis riparia cultivar Riparia Gloire de Montpellier isolate 1030 chromosome 14, EGFV_Vit.rip_1.0, whole genome shotgun sequence containing:
- the LOC117929879 gene encoding uncharacterized protein LOC117929879, yielding MASIEEDERREAAIASTPSLQSDFKPVGVTNLQLSKFQELHKRRLQIKEGSKYQKKSKDWAGKSYGKESKYLKVKDCTEENASITIEESSVSTSKSNNVKDKPSLQQGDIATHLASKKRQKLHWGLDTKERWERKANM